TGAagacttttttagttaaaatgatTGGTGGAGACTTGGAATAGCCAATCTTGAATACGCAAGGATAAGATGTATACTAGCTGGTAAGGTATATACCACAGTATTTGGTATCCATCCGAGTATCCCTTGCAAAGTCAATGAATCATTTGAAACAAATCACTAATTTGCAACCTTCTAAATCATTGATCTATCAGTACCCTAGCggttaaaatatacatatagcTACACTTTTTTAAGGAATCtgatattttatagaaaaaatatctaaaataccaTCAAGCTATGGTTCCAAACCTACCACTTActctaacatttttttatagaatagAAAACCTTTTCTATCttcaattaattaaaaatccaCTGAAAGCTCTTGAATTCGATCATAAGTCAGGTATATATATCTGTGACTGATCGGAAAACTTGTATAAGAATAGTCAATTACAAGAAAATATTCGTTAATGACAAacaaatgattttcttttgaaatacaATGTATCTAGCCAGAGAAGCTTTCACAAAAAAGATGATTGGTTCTACTTCTAATAACTCGTATAACAACTCATAAAAATTTATTAGGAtaacactttttaagtttttgttgtaaaatatatatttttgtttttatatttttatttttatggttaactaatctagatttaaagtttaaagtTAAAAGGTGGaattttgggataagatttcaaattaaaaaaattaaaaaaaaatattaaaaaaataaaaataaaaataaactattttggtcatttttatagttattttgtgataaaaacttaaaaagtgttatttgagagaattgtttataatttaatcctACAGAATGATATTAGAAAATCTAGtagcttttaaaattttaaatgcgAGTCAAGTagccaataaaaatatatagtgaGACGAGAACGTTCTGCATTACGTCCATTCTGATTtgtgattggatacataaaatatattaatgcaagtaaaaggaaaatattgaaaataatttaactagTTTATTAGTGAAAAAAGATAAGTTCTGGACGGACCTTGCGGTCTCAGGCATCAGCATTCGCCAGTAAAACGTCAATGCAGCGGGAAGAGCACCTATCATTAGTATAAGCCTCCACGCCACGTCAGCTTCAGGCGGAGCCTCCTCCTCGTCCAATGAACCACCGCCGCCACCTCTTTTAAACGCCACACAAACAGCCATCGTCACGGCTGAGCTCACAAGAATCCCCAACCCTTGCATCGAGAACACCGCAGCTATAAACGCGCCACGCGTCCTCTTATTAGCGAACTCGGACATTATAGTAGCCGAGAGCGGGTAATCACCACCGATACCCAAACCGAGAATAAACCGGAAAAAACCGAGACTAACCATAACACAAGACCTCCGAGTGGTGCACACAGAGAAGCCACAACCGAAGGAGCTTATGATCATGATGACGAGACAAAGGCCGTAGACTCGGCGACGACCGACCCGGTCGCCGAGGTAACCGAACACGAGTTGACCCGTCGCTGTCCCGAGGAGAGCGATGGCGTAAGAAGTGGAGAGAACGGCCGTGTTGATGGAGTCGCCGTGGTAGTAAACGTGGCTGATCATTTTCATGACGGGCGCGATGCAGAAGAGGTCGTAAGCGTCGGTGAATAGTCCCATGCCTGCGACTATGATGGCTTTGAAATGGTACCATTGTATTCGAGCTGCGTCTAGGGATGACAATACCTTTATTGGCATCGTCTTTTTCTTGATCTGTGATTCTGAATCCAGAGCTTTTGTTTTatcgtttttcttttttggagttttttttgttgggaGATGAAAGTGAAGACAGGACAAAGACTACTCTTTATAACAAACATGTTGCTGTCTTTGTTTTGCTGTATTTTTATAACTATGAGCATGGAATATGCTTGTTATTTGACTCCGAGGAAGACTTGGTCAGTTCTTCCTATTGCCTTTTGTGTTGTCACGATGGACACAGCATTACATTACATTACATTGTTTGAAATCTTCCAGCAGATTAAACCGGAGTTAGTCGAGTTCCATTTGGTTTCGGTTTGATTCACTGATGACAAGAAGTAACTAGTAACAGCAAGTAGTGCTTCCGTGAGTTTACTCTCACTTTTAGTAGCATTTATccaagcaatttttttttctgtaacgtGAATTGATAACTGTAtcttaaaaaatgatttaaatgaTGCTCGGTTTAACTAGTTCTTGAATCTTTAGAAACCAAAACAAGTAGTTAACGAAAATATACAAGAAAGATGGAGTTAACAACAGAGGATGATGGTAAGCAGAAGATGGAACCGGAGACAGAAACAATAAGAAGATCCTGATATAACAATTTATCATTTTAGTAACTGTACAGACGTGTAAAAGAGAAGAGTACAATATATGCAAAGATATGAAGCTAAGTGAGCTCAATACACATTAACAAGGACATTAAAAAAAAGCTACCTAACAATCTTCTTACTAACACACACACTCCTATGCCTTGAGAAAGTGTGAAGTAAGAAGACTACTTTAACTACCAAAAGAATCAGATTTTGTGATTCCACCATTCTATATATGCATCTGTAcatcttttaaatttatatacatatatatgctATATCTTTGTCTACCAAGCTTGTTACGTTGATTGAGTTTTTTTCACCCTGTTGTTTGATCAGAACCGCTACTCTGCATATACTGAGGATGGGACTGCGTTGGGGAAGGACCTGCTACAGCTGAAGGGTAGGGAGATTGCATATGACTTCCTGGAACTGAATAGCCCTGTACCGCTGTATAGCCATGACCAACAGGGATGTTTTGACTCAGTTGCCCGTATTGGTAGCTCGGTGAGTTAATTCCCCCAGGCGCTCCATAAACCTGAAGGTACTGTTGCCCAGTGTAAGGACCATATAAGCCCTAAAACAACATGAAGAGAACGACATGTGTTATATATAACCGAAGTCGAAACAGTTTTAAATGCTTAAATAAACCAAGAAGAGGCTGCAACAACTTTAGAATCCTACCTGAGATTGTGAGTACATGTACTCAGGTCCATATGGTGTAACCCTGAGAGAAcaccaaaaggaaaaaaataaaattagagacAGGTTAGTAAAGTTTTTGCTAGGTACTCAAAGAGTAGCAGTTACACAACCATGGCTAAAAATACATATCCTAGGAAAAGAAGACACTAAATTTGGAGAAAACTTCAGATCATTTTGTAAACTCCGAAATGTGTAACTCACCCATAAGGGTACATCACTCCTTGCTGGTAGCTATAAGCAGGCGTTTGTTGATACGGATGGCTTCCAAAGAGTGAACCGCGAGGAGCCTGCACACTTCCAACGTACGGAGAAGCAGGtcctaacaaacaaaaaaccaaCGTAATATGAAAAGGTCTAAGCAAGTAATGCAAGAAAAAAGGTACAGATAAAACAGAGAAGCAAGACCAACCAGGAATATTGGGTAGTGGAAGACGAGGAGGCCTCCCAAGAGAAGCGAGATTACAATTCGCACGTCTGCCATCTATAATAGGTGTTGGATCAACACAGGCTCTCCTAGCAGCCTCTGGATCTCGGAAAGTCACCTAAGAAAATCCTCCATACAAATCAATAACAGAGCATTTTTAAGTCATTCAACAATCTTGAAAATGGCGTAACGAAACAGTTTGTAATCTGCAAGCCCCTAAGATGGCATTTACCAAAACTATTAACTCTAAAGCAAAACTCACAACCCATTTATCTCTAAAGCACACTATGGAAGCAGAGGGAACAAATAAAGCAATGAAGGAAATCACACAAAGGATAGGAAACTCACAAAGCCGTAACCTTTGGATCGACCAGTGTTCTTATCGGTAATAACGACGGCCTCGAGGATCTCACCGTAAGGTTCGAAATGACGACGAAGAGTGTGGCTTTGAGTCTCCCAGGCAAGGCCACCAACGAAGACCTTGGTGAAGGTCGTATCACCAAAAGGAGAATTCAAGTAGTGAAACCCCGAGGAGCCCGGAATCGAATGATACGCCATGACTAGAGGTATGCACAAGAACCGATTCTAACTAAGTGGACCCGGTAAACCCTATACGTTAAATTTGTATTCTTGGAGCTTAAGAGAGAGtaaaggtgaagaagaagaaacagaataGATCGAATTGTAATCGGAGATTCTAGGGTTTACTTTGATCATGAGAGAACAAGTGGGGGAGAGAGGGAAGAATCAGTGTGAAAGGAAAGTAAGGTAAGGATTGTTTCTGGGAATTTtacattgatgatgatgatgatgttggtGTGATGATGCGTGATTACGATTCATGAATTGTTATTAGAGAGAGTTTttagttcttcttctttgcgAATGGGTCCCGCTCAAATCATCTCATTTACGCTATGTAATAATTACTGCAAAGATTGCGTGTTCTGAAATGTGCAATGTACAGCTACTAAACTGTAATGTTTCTCTCCTTGAAATTAACATACGTTTTCactttttcatgtatttttgtttc
The window above is part of the Brassica napus cultivar Da-Ae chromosome C8, Da-Ae, whole genome shotgun sequence genome. Proteins encoded here:
- the LOC106446233 gene encoding RNA-binding protein 24, with amino-acid sequence MAYHSIPGSSGFHYLNSPFGDTTFTKVFVGGLAWETQSHTLRRHFEPYGEILEAVVITDKNTGRSKGYGFVTFRDPEAARRACVDPTPIIDGRRANCNLASLGRPPRLPLPNIPGPASPYVGSVQAPRGSLFGSHPYQQTPAYSYQQGVMYPYGVTPYGPEYMYSQSQGLYGPYTGQQYLQVYGAPGGINSPSYQYGQLSQNIPVGHGYTAVQGYSVPGSHMQSPYPSAVAGPSPTQSHPQYMQSSGSDQTTG